A stretch of DNA from Streptomyces rubradiris:
AGCTGATCGGTGTGACCGTCCTCGCGGTGGCGGCCGTCGTGTGGGCCGGCGTCCTGCTGCGCCTGCTGCGCCGCGCGGGTCTCGCCGCCGGGGCGGCCGGCGCCCGGCGCCGCACCGTGCCGCTCCCGGCCGTGCCGCGCCAGTCCCCGGTCGGCCCGCCCCGGGAGTCCGTCGAGCTGACCCCCGCCGAACAGGACGCCTTCGCGGGCCTGGTACGCCACCTCGCCAACGGCTGACCCGCGGCACCACCCGGCCGGCCCCGCGCCCGGCGGACTCCGGGGCCGCCCGCGTCACCCCTGCCGCGCCGCGCGCCGCTCCATCGCCTCCCGGGCCGCCTCCTCCGACATGTACACCTCGCACATGTGCCGCCCGTCGGGCGTGGCGGTGTGCTCCACCTCCCACAGGGAGATCTCGGAGCCGTCCGGCAGCAGGAAGGCGTGCTCGTACAGCGCGTAGCTCAGCCCCGCCCGGCCGGCCCGTCCCGGCCTGCCGAACGCCTGGGTGATCTCGTGCGCGGTCGCCGTCGCCAGCAGCGCCGCCGTCTCGGCGCCGGGGCGGTCGGGGTTCTCCGCGCGGCGCAGCAGCCGGCGCGCGTGGTCCGCCGAGTCGTCCGAGGCGAACACGTGCCGGGGCTCGGGGATCGCCCACAGCCGCATCAGCGCGGGCAGTTCCGCCTCCGGGGTGTCCGTCGGCATCCCGAGCCGGTCCGCGGCGGTCCGCAGCTCCTCCTCGTCCAGATACACCTCGTGCTCCGGCGCGCTGCCCGGAGCGGAGTTGTGCACCAGCTCCCACAGCGTGACCGCCGAGCCGTCGGCGAGCAGCCAGGTGTGCCGGTACGTCTCCCGGCGCAGCCCCGAGCTGTGGTAGGCCGAGTGCAGCGAACTGTCGTGCGCCAGCGCGCAGTCCAGCTGCCGTATCACCTCGTCCGGCAGCTCGAAGGAGTTCAGGGCACGGCCGAGGAGTCGCGCGAGATGCTCCTCCGGAGACTCGGGCGACTCGGCTGGTTCGTACGCTTCGGTCTCGTACGGAACGCTCAAGGTTTCTCCCGGCGTCGCTGCATGTCACCTTGTGGGTGCATACCGTAGCCCCTCGGCCGGACATCGTGCCCGGGAACCGAGAAAACGTACGCCGGGAAAACGCGCGGGCCGCGCGAAGAGTTCCCGCGCGGCCCGTCACTGAGTCAAAAACCGCCGGTCAGACGGCACTTCCCGCAGTCCAGGCGCTCCACTGCATGTTCCAGCCGTTGAGGCCGTTGTCGGGAGCGACCGTGGTGTCCGGGGAGTTCTTCACGATCACGACGTCCCCGATGAGCGTGTTGTCGTAGAACCACTTGGCCGACGTGGCGCCCTGCGCCCCCTGGACGTCCGCGAGGCCGACGCAGCCGTGGCTGGTACCCGATCGGCCGAACGGCGGGTTGCCCTTGTTGTACCAGTAGTTGCCGTGGATGAACGTCCCCGACGTCGTCAGCCGCATCGCGTGCGGCACGTCCGGTATGTCGTACTCCCCGCCGAAGCCGACCGTCGAGCCGTTCATGCGGGTCTGCGTGAACTTCTCGGAGATCACCATCTGCCCGTTGTACGTGGTGTGCTCCGGGCTGCCCGCCGAGATCGGCACCGACTTGATGGTCTGCCCGTCCCGCACGACCGTCATCGTCTGCGTGTTGGCGTCGACCGTGGAGACCTGCGACCGCCCGACGGTGAAGGAGACGGTCTTCTTCTGCACGCCGTAGACGCCCTGCGCGCCCTGCACGCCGTCCAGGTCGATGTTCATCGTGACCTTGGAGCCGGCCTTCCAGTACTCCTGCGGCCGGAAGTCCAGCCGCCGGTCGCCGAACCAGTGCCCGACCACCTGCTGGCCGCTGCTGGTGTTGACCGTGATGTGCGACTGCACGGCCTTCTTGTCCGTGATCGACTTGTCGAAGGTGAACGACACGGGCATGCCCACCCCGACCGTCGCGCCGTTGTCCGGCGTGTAGGTGCCGATGAAGCTGTTCGCCGAGCTGACGGTGGTGAAGATGGAGTTCGCCGCCGCCGTGCGCCCCTCGGGGTCCTTCGCGGTCGCGTTTATCTCGTACTTCGTCCCGCGCTCCAGCTGCCGCTCGGGCTTCCAGGTGTGACCGTCCGCCGATATCGCCCCGGGCACGGCCTGCCCCGAGCCCGCCACGGTCATCTTCACCTCGGTCAGCTTGCCGTCGCTGACCTTCACCCCGGTGGCGTTGATGGACGCCCCCGTCGAACCGTCCTTGGCCGATATCGCGATCTTCGCCGTCGACGTCTTGGGGGAATCGCCGCCCTTGCCGTCGTTCCCGGCGCCGGCGTCGCCGCCGCAGGCGGTCAGGGTGAGGGCGCCGACCATCAGGGCGGCACAGGCCACCAGTGCGCGCCGCGCTGCAATGTCCGGCGTTGTCACGGGCTGCTCCAGGTTCGTGTGATGTGCGGGAATCCGTTCCGTCGTGAGGGAAGAGGGCGCGGGCGCCGGGGAAGGTTCCCGGCGGTCCCCGTTGACGCCATCACGTGACAGAACCGCGACAATCCGGCCCCCGGCGCTACCCCTCCCCGTACAACTGCGCGTACGACGGCCAGACTCCGCCCGGCCCGTCGACCGGCCCGGCGGCCCGCACCGCCCGTACGATCGCCCGCGTCACCAGGTCCGCGCCGGCCGCCAGGATGTCGTTCAGCGCCAACGGGTGCGCGTCGAGCGGGCGGTCGCCGGTCGCCAGCGCGAACACCGTGTCCCCGTCGTGCAGGAGGTGTACCGGCCGCACCGCCCGGGCGATCCCGTCGTGCGCGGTGCCCGCCAGCTTCTGTGCCTGCGCCTTGGTCAGGGCTGCGTCCGTCGCGACCACCGCCAGCGTCGTGTTGAGCGGCGGCGGCGCGTTGCCGGCGGCGGCCTTCGCCAGCCGCTCCCGCGCGGCCTCGTGCACCCGCTCCTCCGGGTAGGCCACCCGGCCCTGGAACAACTCCCCGTACAGCACCCCCGTCTCCGGATCCAGCACCGCTCCCGCCGCGTTGACGACCACCAGCGCGGCCACCGTGATCCCCGGGCCGAGCACCGTGCTCGCGGTGCCCACTCCGCCCTTCAGCTGCCCGGCGACCGCGCCCGTGCCGGCGCCCACGCACCCCTCGGGCACCGGCGCCCCCGGCGCGCTCGCCGCCGCGGCCTCCACCGCCGCCCGGCCCGTCGCCGCGTCCGGCCGGGCCCGGAAATCCCCGCCGCGCCCCAGGTCGAAGACGCACGCCGCGGGCACCACCGGCACCACATGCGCCGGGTCCGGCCCCACGGGCACCCCGCGGCCCCGTTCCTCCAGCCAGGCCATCACCCCGGACGCCGCGTCGAGCCCGTAGGCGCTCCCGCCGGTCAGCACCACCGCGTCGACCCTCTGGACCACGTCGCGCGGGTCGAGCGCGTCGGTCTCCTTGGTGCCGGGGCCGC
This window harbors:
- a CDS encoding DUF6227 family protein, whose product is MSVPYETEAYEPAESPESPEEHLARLLGRALNSFELPDEVIRQLDCALAHDSSLHSAYHSSGLRRETYRHTWLLADGSAVTLWELVHNSAPGSAPEHEVYLDEEELRTAADRLGMPTDTPEAELPALMRLWAIPEPRHVFASDDSADHARRLLRRAENPDRPGAETAALLATATAHEITQAFGRPGRAGRAGLSYALYEHAFLLPDGSEISLWEVEHTATPDGRHMCEVYMSEEAAREAMERRAARQG
- a CDS encoding L,D-transpeptidase, with the protein product MTTPDIAARRALVACAALMVGALTLTACGGDAGAGNDGKGGDSPKTSTAKIAISAKDGSTGASINATGVKVSDGKLTEVKMTVAGSGQAVPGAISADGHTWKPERQLERGTKYEINATAKDPEGRTAAANSIFTTVSSANSFIGTYTPDNGATVGVGMPVSFTFDKSITDKKAVQSHITVNTSSGQQVVGHWFGDRRLDFRPQEYWKAGSKVTMNIDLDGVQGAQGVYGVQKKTVSFTVGRSQVSTVDANTQTMTVVRDGQTIKSVPISAGSPEHTTYNGQMVISEKFTQTRMNGSTVGFGGEYDIPDVPHAMRLTTSGTFIHGNYWYNKGNPPFGRSGTSHGCVGLADVQGAQGATSAKWFYDNTLIGDVVIVKNSPDTTVAPDNGLNGWNMQWSAWTAGSAV
- a CDS encoding P1 family peptidase; translated protein: MTADALTDVAGLRVGHATRVGDGWLTGTTVVLAPEGGAVAAVDVRGGGPGTKETDALDPRDVVQRVDAVVLTGGSAYGLDAASGVMAWLEERGRGVPVGPDPAHVVPVVPAACVFDLGRGGDFRARPDAATGRAAVEAAAASAPGAPVPEGCVGAGTGAVAGQLKGGVGTASTVLGPGITVAALVVVNAAGAVLDPETGVLYGELFQGRVAYPEERVHEAARERLAKAAAGNAPPPLNTTLAVVATDAALTKAQAQKLAGTAHDGIARAVRPVHLLHDGDTVFALATGDRPLDAHPLALNDILAAGADLVTRAIVRAVRAAGPVDGPGGVWPSYAQLYGEG